The following are encoded together in the Robertmurraya sp. FSL R5-0851 genome:
- a CDS encoding NUDIX hydrolase, with protein MQRVTNCVLVKDNKVLLLQKPRRGWWVAPGGKMEPGESVRDCCIREYREETGIYLRNPNIKGIFTFIMRDGDQVVSEWMMFTFFGTEADGINLDESEEGKLAWHDFHQIKDLPMAEGDYHILDYMIHGQGIIYGTFTYTTDFQLIQYRLDPS; from the coding sequence GTGCAACGAGTGACAAATTGTGTATTGGTAAAGGATAATAAAGTCTTGCTGCTCCAAAAGCCTAGACGTGGCTGGTGGGTGGCTCCCGGTGGAAAGATGGAGCCTGGTGAATCAGTGAGAGACTGCTGTATTCGAGAGTACCGTGAAGAGACCGGTATTTACTTGAGAAACCCCAATATTAAGGGCATTTTTACATTTATCATGAGAGATGGAGACCAAGTCGTTTCTGAGTGGATGATGTTCACCTTTTTTGGAACAGAAGCTGATGGAATCAATCTGGATGAGTCAGAGGAAGGAAAGCTTGCTTGGCATGACTTTCATCAGATTAAAGATTTACCGATGGCAGAAGGAGATTATCATATATTGGACTACATGATCCACGGTCAAGGAATCATCTATGGCACTTTTACATATACAACCGATTTTCAGTTAATTCAATATCGTCTTGATCCTAGCTAA
- the trxB gene encoding thioredoxin-disulfide reductase, whose amino-acid sequence MSEEKIYDVIIAGAGPAGMTAAVYTSRANLSTLMIERGVPGGQMANTEEVENYPGFDHILGPELSTKMFDHAKKFGAEYAYGDIKEVIDGEEYKTVVAGSKQYKARAVIITTGAEYKKIGVPGEKELGGRGVSYCAVCDGAFFKGKELVVVGGGDSAVEEGVYLTRFASKVTIVHRRDELRAQKILQQRAFDNEKIDFIWNHTVKQINDKDGKVGSVTLVSTQDGAEREFQADGVFIYIGMVPLSKPFANLGITNSDGYIETNDRMETKVPGIFAAGDIREKTLRQIVTATGDGSIAAQAAQHYVEELMESLKQKA is encoded by the coding sequence GTGTCTGAAGAAAAAATTTATGATGTCATTATCGCTGGTGCTGGTCCTGCTGGAATGACGGCTGCTGTGTATACATCACGTGCAAATCTTTCAACATTAATGATCGAGCGCGGTGTGCCAGGCGGACAAATGGCCAACACAGAAGAGGTTGAAAACTATCCAGGTTTTGACCATATATTAGGACCTGAGCTTTCTACAAAAATGTTTGATCACGCGAAAAAGTTTGGTGCTGAGTACGCATATGGCGATATAAAAGAAGTCATTGATGGTGAAGAGTATAAGACGGTTGTAGCTGGTTCAAAGCAGTACAAAGCTCGTGCAGTGATTATTACAACTGGTGCTGAATATAAGAAAATTGGCGTTCCTGGTGAAAAAGAGCTTGGAGGCCGTGGGGTTTCTTACTGTGCGGTTTGTGATGGCGCCTTTTTCAAAGGGAAAGAACTTGTCGTTGTTGGTGGAGGAGACTCTGCGGTGGAAGAAGGAGTGTACTTAACACGCTTCGCTTCTAAAGTAACAATCGTTCACCGTCGTGACGAGCTTCGTGCCCAAAAAATTCTTCAGCAACGTGCGTTTGACAATGAAAAAATTGATTTCATTTGGAATCACACAGTGAAGCAGATCAATGATAAGGACGGCAAGGTAGGTAGTGTCACTCTTGTTTCAACACAAGATGGGGCAGAGCGGGAATTCCAAGCAGATGGCGTATTCATCTACATCGGAATGGTTCCTCTATCTAAGCCGTTCGCGAACCTTGGAATTACGAACAGTGACGGATACATTGAAACCAATGACCGTATGGAAACAAAAGTTCCTGGTATTTTCGCCGCTGGTGATATCCGCGAAAAAACACTTCGTCAAATCGTTACCGCAACAGGTGACGGAAGTATCGCCGCTCAAGCTGCGCAACACTATGTAGAAGAACTAATGGAATCATTAAAGCAAAAAGCATAA